From a region of the Cucumis sativus cultivar 9930 chromosome 6, Cucumber_9930_V3, whole genome shotgun sequence genome:
- the LOC101220685 gene encoding uncharacterized protein LOC101220685 gives MLSLQSLFNQNLRPPFVTTKKCSDGVLKIRKFHPLHYSASHFSILCAKESDSQQFEVDPDKARQALQELDQQLQSFSKKQVSSPKKKVVQDMNVPRSQMRGEMTEISETLLANSAVVLFIFSIFYNVLFYTVIKPSIDVPLPSSISSDFEKESTQPSVLQQLPLSSMSISPSLLS, from the exons ATGCTTTCTCTTCAGTCTCTCTTCAATCAAAACCTGAGGCCGCCATTTGTAACCACCAAGAAATGCTCAGATGGTGTTTTGAAGATAAGGAAATTTCACCCACTTCATTATTCTGCTTctcatttttccattttgtgtGCAAAGGAGTCAGATTCTCAACAGTTTGAGGTTGACCCAGATAAGGCTAGGCAGGCCCTTCAAGAGCTTGATCAACAGCTTCAATCCTTCTCCAAGAAACAAGTCTCTTCTCCCAAGAAGAAAG TTGTTCAAGATATGAATGTTCCAAGAAGTCAAATGAGAGGAGAAATGACAGAGATTTCAGAGACTCTGTTAGCAAATTCAGCTGTTGtcctcttcatcttctccattttctaCAATGTGCTGTTCTATACTGTCATAAAGCCTTCCATTGATGTTCCATTACCAAGTTCTATCAGTTCTGACTTTGAGAAAGAATCTACTCAGCCATCAGTTTTGCAGCAGCTTCCACTTTCATCTATGTCCATATCCCCCTCACTTcttagttaa